The following are encoded together in the Streptomyces flavofungini genome:
- a CDS encoding protein kinase domain-containing protein, with amino-acid sequence MAGAGRGVGVEVGGYRIVARLGAGGMGQVQLARSASGRPVAVKTVHPHLAAEPEFRERFRRETAAARAVTGPYTAAVLDADPDAEQPWLATEFCAGPVLTDAVCAHGSLSTADLAALGASLAEALAAVHAAGLVHRDLKPSNVVVTRDGPRVLDFGIAKSAADDSLTATDEAIGSPGFIAPEQLARGTDDARPGPPADVFALGALLALAVTGRAPFGADGAARVLYRTLHEEPDLDGVPDPALRAFLARCLTRDPADRPTVEQVLSWCAARAAGSPWWERGGVAELIERHEDDLARLLEPTTTDAPPTGVSATDAPPTGASTTRALPVDVPPADALPTAVPPLDTPAPTDTPPTAPPADRRPSRRKLLLWGGGALAAAAGVTGAAIALRDGGRGAGEEGAGSRKRSPDATARGRVLWSRDVGELRADGLVRRGDDLYLLASGSLTCLEARSNTERWVYSAERLQNVDRHRDTVYVLRDDLFEPEMHALTAATGRKVWTSPSPRLNPERRAAGLPSFDAGSSALEGNQGTFVLAGDVLCFLTYAPYDTMWARRSSWGRRWRAYGFDARTREALWFHEGTAAGVIGVDGAGGRIAVAVSPNPGMSGTDDYARRDPLVVLRATDGKVERTVRGGARYPRAHPGAKGIACYESRTAIHAVDLTTGRVRWTRRLDSPTAVTPVPTHGMLLAATSDGLSGYAAESGGEPRWTRTDVEELTAADGSLLTADGHAYVVGPQPGTTGEPGWGLHALDVRTGRTAWAARSEGLRTVKAAAAAPDVVHVYADGTVVAIAPPERT; translated from the coding sequence ATGGCTGGGGCCGGGCGTGGAGTGGGCGTCGAGGTCGGCGGGTATCGGATCGTGGCCCGGCTCGGGGCGGGCGGCATGGGGCAGGTGCAGCTGGCGCGCTCCGCGTCCGGGCGCCCCGTCGCCGTGAAGACCGTGCACCCGCACCTCGCCGCCGAACCGGAGTTCCGCGAGCGCTTCCGACGCGAGACCGCGGCCGCCCGCGCCGTCACCGGCCCGTACACCGCCGCCGTGCTCGACGCCGACCCGGACGCCGAACAGCCCTGGCTCGCCACCGAGTTCTGTGCGGGCCCCGTCCTCACGGACGCCGTCTGCGCGCACGGCTCCCTCTCCACCGCCGACCTCGCCGCGCTCGGCGCCTCCCTCGCCGAAGCCCTCGCCGCCGTGCACGCGGCGGGCCTCGTCCACCGCGACCTCAAGCCGTCCAACGTCGTCGTCACCCGCGACGGCCCCAGAGTCCTCGACTTCGGCATCGCCAAGAGCGCCGCCGACGACAGCCTCACCGCCACCGACGAAGCCATCGGCTCCCCCGGCTTCATCGCCCCCGAGCAACTCGCGCGCGGCACCGACGACGCCCGGCCCGGACCGCCCGCCGACGTGTTCGCCCTCGGCGCCCTCCTCGCCCTCGCGGTCACCGGGCGCGCCCCCTTCGGGGCGGACGGCGCGGCCCGCGTCCTGTACCGCACCCTCCACGAGGAACCGGACCTCGACGGCGTACCGGACCCCGCCCTGCGCGCCTTCCTCGCCCGCTGCCTCACCCGCGACCCGGCCGACCGCCCCACGGTCGAACAGGTCCTGTCCTGGTGCGCGGCGAGAGCGGCCGGGTCACCGTGGTGGGAGCGGGGAGGCGTCGCCGAGCTGATAGAGCGTCATGAGGATGATCTGGCGCGGCTGTTGGAGCCTACGACCACCGACGCCCCTCCCACCGGGGTCTCTGCCACCGACGCCCCTCCCACCGGTGCCTCAACCACCCGCGCCCTTCCCGTCGACGTCCCTCCCGCCGACGCCCTTCCCACCGCCGTCCCTCCCCTCGACACCCCTGCCCCTACCGACACACCCCCCACCGCGCCCCCTGCCGACCGACGTCCCTCCCGCCGCAAGCTGCTCCTCTGGGGCGGTGGTGCCCTCGCCGCCGCCGCGGGCGTCACCGGTGCGGCCATCGCTCTCCGGGACGGGGGCCGGGGCGCGGGCGAGGAAGGCGCGGGCTCGCGGAAGCGGTCGCCGGACGCGACGGCCCGGGGGCGGGTGCTGTGGAGCCGGGACGTCGGGGAGCTCCGGGCCGACGGCCTGGTGCGCCGGGGCGACGACCTCTACCTGCTCGCCTCCGGCTCCCTCACCTGCCTCGAAGCCCGCTCCAACACCGAGCGCTGGGTGTACTCCGCGGAGCGGTTGCAGAACGTGGACCGCCACCGCGACACGGTCTACGTCCTCCGCGACGACCTCTTCGAACCCGAGATGCACGCGCTGACCGCCGCCACCGGCCGCAAGGTGTGGACGTCCCCGTCCCCGCGCCTCAACCCCGAGCGCCGCGCCGCGGGCCTGCCCTCCTTCGACGCGGGCAGCAGCGCGCTCGAAGGCAACCAGGGGACGTTCGTGCTGGCGGGGGACGTGCTGTGCTTCCTGACGTACGCCCCGTACGACACCATGTGGGCGCGGCGCAGCTCCTGGGGTCGGCGCTGGCGGGCGTACGGGTTCGACGCGCGGACGCGCGAGGCCCTGTGGTTCCACGAGGGCACTGCCGCCGGGGTGATCGGCGTCGACGGGGCGGGCGGACGCATCGCCGTGGCCGTGTCCCCGAACCCCGGCATGAGCGGCACGGACGACTACGCGCGCCGGGACCCCCTGGTCGTCCTGCGCGCGACGGACGGCAAGGTGGAGCGAACGGTGCGCGGCGGGGCGCGATACCCCCGCGCCCACCCCGGCGCGAAGGGCATCGCGTGCTACGAAAGCCGCACCGCGATCCACGCCGTCGACCTCACCACGGGCCGCGTCCGCTGGACCCGCCGCCTGGACTCGCCGACGGCCGTCACACCGGTGCCGACGCACGGCATGCTGCTCGCCGCGACGTCCGACGGCCTCAGCGGGTACGCGGCCGAATCCGGCGGCGAGCCGCGGTGGACCCGCACGGACGTCGAGGAACTCACCGCCGCCGACGGCTCGTTGCTGACTGCGGACGGCCATGCGTACGTCGTGGGGCCCCAGCCGGGCACGACCGGCGAGCCCGGCTGGGGCCTGCACGCCCTGGACGTCCGCACCGGCCGCACGGCCTGGGCGGCACGCTCCGAGGGCCTCAGGACGGTGAAGGCGGCCGCCGCGGCGCCGGACGTGGTCCACGTGTACGCGGACGGGACGGTCGTGGCGATAGCACCCCCGGAGCGGACGTGA